A window of Blastocatellia bacterium genomic DNA:
ATTTGGTTTACTTGAGCAATTGTTTGATCAATTTTTACTTTTGCTGAACTAGCAGATGCTTCAGCTTGTTTAACTTGTGCTAAAGCTTGCTGATAACGAGCATCTGCCATTTGTGCATTAGCTATAGATAATTCAAGCTCACGAGCAGAAATTACATTAGCGAGTTCTTTATTACGTGTAGCTAATCTATTAGAGTCTTTACTTTGAATAGCCAACATAGATAAGTTTGCTTTTGAACTTTCAATAGCTGCTAGCTCTTGATTGTAAGCTTTACGTGCCATTTCTTCAGCAGTAATAGCATTTTGTAGTGATGCTAAAACATTATCTAATTGAGCTTGTAGGGTTGAAGGGTCAAGACGCGCAATGATTTGTCCTTTTTTTACTTGAGAATTAAAATCAGCACCTAACCAAGAAATTGTCCCTGATTGTTGACTACCAACTTGTACAGTAGTAATAGCCTGTATAACACCTGTTGCCATTACATTGTTGCTAATATCACCTTCTACAACAGTTGCAGTAATAAATTCATCTGCTGAAGATTTTTCATCCCAAAAATAAGTGGCAATTACAGTAGAAATAATTAATAGAAACACAAGGATAATTAACTTTTTTCTGCTAGTTGGGGTTTTCATGACTTTATTTCCCTCTTTCCTTTAATAATATGTTAGGGAAAAAACACTTTTCCTAGCCAATTATTTTAAGTAACTGCAATTAATATGCCAGAGGTTAAGTTTTTAAGTAGAGATAGAAAAATTTAGGGGAAGGTAAAAAGAAATTATTTCACAAAAAAGAGTACTAATAAGATTATCGATTAGGCATACTTACTAGTAATAAAAGGGTTATTAAAAAATTATTTTCCATAAATCACCTATAACTAGGTGATTTATGGAGTAATATTAATAACTATTCAGCAGATGCAGCACTAGATTCCGTAGGTGCTATGTAGTAGAGTATTCTGCTACAACTTTCACACTCAATAATTGCTTCACCTAGACGAATGTCTGACATTATTTGTGGACGAATTTTCATCCGACAAGCAGTGCAAGTATTAGCTTTTGCCTCTGCTAGTCCTGAGCCGCTACGTTGCATTATGCGTTCATAACGACTTAATAGGGGTCTAGGAACACTTACTAGTATTTTTTGACGTTCAGCAATATGTTCGTCAATTTCTTTTTGTAAGATTCCCATTTCCTCATCACATTCAGCTAGTTCTTTATCTGCAATACGCCGCCGATTTTCTACTTCTGGACTATACTGAGCTACTTCTTTATCTAGTTTTTCTATTTCTTCCATCAATTGCAATATTTGAGTTTCTAATAGGGAAGCAGCCTTTTTAGTACTATCAATTTCTCTTAGACAAACAGTATACTCTTTGTCATTACGTACTTTCATTAGATCTTTCTTATACTTTTCATGGTGAGCTTGTACTTCTTCTAATTCGCGGCTGAGTTGTCGATGTTGAGCTTGAGCTTGTTCTAAGCTAGTACGAGCTTTATTATAAGTAGCAGAAAATTCATCAAATCTTGTTTCTATTTGCTTACGTTCGGCGGGAATTACAGTAAGTTTGGTTTTGGATTGATTGATTTTGGAATCAAGATTCTGTAACGCAATTAGCCTTTCTAGATCCGGATTCACACATACCTCCGAAATTTTTTTCTTAAACGTTTTGCTAGTTTACTACAGTTATTCCTGATTAACAACTAATCCATAGGGTTTATAGATAGTTATCCTTAGCTATTAAAAACATAATCAATTAAACAACTCATAGAGCCATCTTTTGTCACCCCAAAAACAACTTATAATTTTTGCCCAAGTTGGCTGCTTCAGTTAGAATAACTAAATCTGGCGAAAATCTAGGAGGTTTGTTAGTCTTTATGCACAAACGCCAATTAATGCTATTGCTATTTTTATTAATGATTGTCTTACCTTTACTACTTCCAAATAATTCTTTACAAGCTAAGATTAATCAAATCAATGAGTTACCAAACTTAAAAACTTCTCAAATAATTCCTAATTTTGACATTAGAGAAAATACTTATTTATCAAAAGGAGTTTTTGAAAGTGAATTTAATCAGCTTTCTGACCAACGGCTAAAGAAAGTAGCAGCACTTAAGAGAAAGTATGCAAATTTACAGCTAAATTGGCCCAAGTTTAAGCAAACCCCCAAGACTTTATTTAGCTATTCCCAAGCCTTAACTTTTCCTAGTCAAGACAAAGCAGAAAAGATCATCAATAAATTTTTAAGGGAAAATCAAGATCTTTATCAGCTAACTTTAGATAAATTAGACCAAAATGAGTTAAAACCACTAAATAGCTATCAAACCAAACATAACAACACTTCTAATTTTGTCTTTCAGCAATATTATCAAGATCTACCAATTTTTGGTGCATATCTACAAACAGTACTAAATAAAAATAAACAAATTGTTTGGCTTAATAGTGAACTTGTCCCAAATATTGATAAGCAAACTAACTTGAGCTTAAAGATCTCTGCTCAAGAAGCTATAAACTTTGCCGCTGAAAGCATAGGAACAAATATTAGTTTAATGTTTGGTGACAATTCAGAACCTGAACTAGTGTTATTTCCTATGGCAATAACAAAACAAAAAAGCAAATATGACCAAGAATTACGACCAGCCTGGCAAGTTCGTCTAACTGATAGAGAAACAGGAAATAGCTATTTAATTTTAGTTGATGCTCGTAAAGCAGCAGTTTTACTTAGAGCTAATTTAACTTGGAATCTTGATGAGCAGGTGCCAAGTTATAGAGTATTTACCAGCAATACACCTCAGCCTAACTTACCTTTTGTGTCCACCAATCCATCTTTTGTTGATCGTCAACTTATTACAACTAATGGCGATAAGGTAGCCTCACCAATGGGCTGGCTTGATGGTAGTTTTACTACTCGTGGAAATAATGTTGATGCTCAAACCGATCCACAAGGGACTGATAGCGGAAATGGTTTTCGACCTAGAGCAGAAAACTTAATATTTGATTTTCCTTTAATGTTAAATACTGTAGGTCAAGAACCAGAACTATTTTCTTCTGCCTCTGTAACTAATTTATTTTATTGGGTTAACTTTACTCATGACTATCTTTATAAATTAGGGTTTGATGAAGCTTCAGGAAATTTTCAGCTAGATAATTTTGGTCGTGGAGGTATGGGAGGCGATCGGATAATTGCTGAGGCTCAAGATGGAAGTGGTTTTAATAATGCTACTTTTGGAACATCTGAAGATGGTTTTTCAGGGCGGATGCAGATTTTTTTATGGAAAACTACTACACCAAAGCTTGATGCTGCTTATGATGCTGAAGTAATTATCCATGAATATGTACATGGTTTAACTACTCGTTTAGTTGGTGGGCCTCAAAATGTTGTTTCTTTATTTGGTACACAAGGGGCAGGAATGGGAGAAGGTTGGTCAGATTGGTATGCAATGTCAATTTTAAGTAAACCTATAGATAATCCTAGGGCTAGCTATCCTTTTGCTAGTTATGTAGTACAGAAATTTACTCAAGGAATTCGCCGCTTACCTTATAGCACAGATAAAAATATTAATCCTATTACTTATGCTGATATTGACCCTACACAAAGCCAATTTAATACTAATGTAACAGCCGTTCATAGCGTAGGTGAAGTTTGGTGCCAAGCTCTTTGGGAAGTTAGAGCGAACTTTATTGATACTTATGGGTTTGAAGTAGGTAAGAATATGATAGAGCAATTAGTCACAGACGCGCTAAAACTAACGCCTATAAACCCATCAATGATTGATGGACGAGATGCTATTTTATTGGCTGATCAGATAAATAATGATGGTGCTAATCAATGCTTAATTTGGCAAGGTTTTGCTGCTCGTGGAATTGGCTTTAGTTCAAGTTCATTAGGTGGAACTAGCCAAGTAAAACAATCTTTTGATATCCCTCCTTATTGTGAAAAAACAGGAGTAATTAGCTTAGATCGCCCAACTTACCTTGATAATGAAGAAATACAAATTCGCCTTGGAGACCGCGACTTAATAGAACAAAACCAAGTTAATGTAGTGATCAATAGTCAAAAAACTGGCGATCAAGAACAAATTACTTTAACAAAAGATGACTCTATTGCAGGCCAATTTTTAGGCTCAATTAAAGTCTCTTTTGCTGCCAGTAATATTGCTAATGATGGCATTTTACAATCAAGCGTAGGTGATACAATACAAGTGATTTATCAAGACGCAAGCAACCAACAAGGTCAATCTACACAAGCTATTGCTATAACTAAAACAGTTAAGCTAAAAACTTTGCTTTCAGACTCATTAGAAAACGGAACTAGCAATTTTGTTCCTGATGATAAATGGAAATTAACAACTACCTTTTCCCATAGTCCAATGCGTTCTTGGACAGATAGCCCAAAGGGAAATTACAAAGACCGAGCTAATTCAATTCTTAAAGTTAAAAAAGTTAACCTAATAGGTCTTTTAGGGGCAAGGCTAGTTTTTTGGCAACGCTACCAAATGGAACGAGGTTTTGACTTTGGCTTTGTAGAAGTAAAGCCAGGAAAACAGCCTTGGCAAACTGTTGCTGCTTTTACAGGTGAACAACTTGATTTTCAAAAAACCACAATTGATTTAAGTCAATTTGATGGTCAAAAATTAGCTGTTCGTTTTCGTCTTGTAACTGATGTTGGAACTGTTGCTGATGGTTGGTATCTTGATGATATAGAGATACTTAGCGGATCAACTGAATAGTTAAACATAGCTAGAAAGAATAATTAAAATAAATTGGTTAAGAAAATACAAGTAGTAGTATTTGGTTAAAATGAGGGAATAAAATTATGTGCTATAAAATATTATTAGTAATAATTTGTTTTTTTGCTCTACTTACCCAATCTTTAGCACAAAATCCACAAAAAACAGAAACAGTTGAAACTTTTGAAGAAGAAAGCATTAAAATTGATGCTCAATTAGTTACTGTTCCTGTAATAGTTAGTGATCCTGTTGGAAGATATATCACAGGGTTAGAGGTTGAAGATTTTTCAATTTATGAGGATGGGGTTGAACAAAAAATAGAATTTTTTTCTGTTGAGGCAGCCCCTTTTCGTGTGATGTTATTAATAGATACAAGTTATAGTGTAGTTAACAGTATAGGTAAAATTAAAAGTGCCGCCCTAGAATTTGTTGATAATTTAAGAGATGAAGATGAAGTAGCTGCAATAGGCTTTTCAAGTTATATTTTCCCACTTACAGATGGATTTACTAGAAATAAAAATGACTTATCTATTAAGCTAAGTCGTTTAGAAGGCTTAAGTGAAACTGCTCTTTATGATGCTGTTTATACTGCTGCCCATGATGTACTAAAAAAAATTACAGGAAGAAAAGCTGTTATTTTACTTACAGATGGTTTTGATAACAGAAGTCGTTTTTCTGCTGAAAAAGCTATAAAAGAAATGGTTGAATCTGGAGCTTTAGTTTATGTTGTGCGCTATCCTTCTGGTAATCCTGAAAGTCAGAAACTGGATTTTATAAATGAATTAGTGGAAGCCACCGCAGGTTTTCGCTATGACACTACCAAAATAGCTGATTTAAGCCCATCACTACAAAAAATAGCTGCTGAACTTCGCCATGTTTATACAGTTGGTTATTATCCTTCAAATCCTCTTGAAACAGGTGGTCAAAGACGCATTCAATTAAAAGTAAAAGAAAAACAGGACATAATCCTTCGTTACAAAAAAGCTTATGATAGTAATGAATATGCTCTTGCTAAAAGTAACCCTCCTTATATTTATAACTATGATAAAAAGATACTTTACAAAAAAAGACCTAGTTTTTCCCTTGAAAATAAAAAAGATATCTCCAGTGGTTTGGGAGTTTTATCAGCAACTATAGATGCAAAACCTTACCATAATAAACGGATTCGCTTAAGCTCTTATGTAAGAACAGAAAATGTTGCTGTTTGGGGAGCAATGTGGATGCGAATTGATGATAAAGCTGGTAAACCTTTAACTTCTTGCCTTAAGGATAAACCTAAGGATACTCTTATGGAGAACCTTCTTACAACAGGTACAGCGGAATGGACAAAACAAGAAATTGTTTTAGATGTAGGGGAAGATAGCCAAACAATTTCTTATGGTATTTTCCTAGATGGAATGGGGAAAATTTGGATTAGTTCAGCTATTATAGAAGTTGTTGATAAAACAATTCCTACTACAGAAACTAATAATTGGCAAAAATATAGAATAGGACAAATTTTTACTAAAGCTGAGTTTCAAGCCGAAAAACGATAGAAATTTTCAGAAAATTTTAGGGGTTTTATGAAATATACTAAGTTGACTTATGTTTTTCTAATTATATTTCTATTCAATAGTTTAGCTCTTTCTCAAGAACCTATTCAACAACCAAAACCTACTCAAGAACAAAAACTGGAAAGTAGCAAAGAGCAAGAACCCACAAATGAAACAAATGCAATTCCTCAAATAAAACAGGAATTTAAGATTGCTTTAGAAACTCCAGCTAATGAAATTAGCGAAGCGGAAAAAGCTAGTTCCATTACCAAAATATCTTGGCAACCACCAGAACCAAGAGCAAAAAATAAAGGCCCTTTTGGGCCAATACCCTGGGAGGGAATTAATATTTTCAAAGGCGAAGCAGGTCAATGGCTTGCAGAAATCATTGAAAATATGCAAATAGAGGAAAACTTTAAGCTTAAAAATCCTCTAATTCAAAATTATGTTAATCAATTAGGTACTTTTGTAGGTTCTTATTCAATTGTCCCAAATAAAAATCTAAAGTTTATTATCACTAAATCAGAAGCCCCTAATGCTACTTCTATTGGTGGTGGAACAATTATTATTTCCCAAGGGTTGCTGCAAATAGTTGAAACAGAAGACGAACTAGCCGGAGTTCTAGCTCATGAAATTGCACATGATACTTATGCACATGTTCAAAGAACTATGACTAGACAACTTTTTTGGCTGGCAAAAGTGCGTAAGGTAAATAGTAAGGAAGAAGTAGAAGAAGCTATAGACAAATTACTTGTTGCTTATGAGAAAAGTAAATTTGCTACTACAGTGGAAAAACTAAAAAACTTTGTTCTAGGGACACATCCTTTAACTTCTTATCGCTCTTTTGCCCTAGATTGGGAAGCAGGTTTTATTAAACTTCCTCCAAAAAACTCTAGCTACACTAGCCCTGCTTTTACTGCTATGAAAGAAGAACTAAATAAAATAACTAATATTGATATTGAATCTGATAATGAAATCAATTTGGAAATGGATAAAGAACTTAGTAAGAAGGGAAAATAATAAACTTTAATTTTTAAGTTTAGCTAAGGATTTAGCAAAATAGTAAATGACCACCACTTTTCACGAACAAGAAACTATTTCTAAAAATATAATTCCTGATAATTACCAAGATTTGCTAAATAACTTACGCTTATTTAATACCAAATCAGAGCTTTATCAATCCTCGTTTTATCAACAAAATAGCAATATATTAGATAAAATTCTTAATCATATCTGGGAGCAACCTTGTACAAGCACTAAACCACGCTTAAAAGATTTTTTACGACTAGTTCATTGGAATATTGAGCGAGGAAAACATTTAGAAGCAATAATTAAGCTTTTTAATACTGATCCGATCTTACAATTTGCTGACGTTATTTCACTTAATGAAGTTGATTTAGGCATGAACCGGACACAAAACCACAACATTGCTTTTGAGCTAGGGCAACGCTTAGGAATGCACGCGGTTTATATTCCAGAATACCTAGAATTAACTAAAGGCATAGGCGAGGAATTAACTTTAGCAGGCGAAAATAAAGAAGCTTTGCATGGAAATGCTGTGCTTTCGCGCTATCCTATTTTAGCTATTCATTCTGTAAGACTACCTAGTTGTTTTGATACTTATCAATTTAGTGAAAAACGTTTTGGTGAAAGAGTCGCGCTAATTGTTGAAATAGAAGTAAATAAACAAATAATTTACTTAGTCAACACTCATTTAGAAGTCCGTAATACTCCAAAATGTCGTGCAAAACAATTTCAAAGCATTTTACAAGCTTTGGAAAAACTCCCTCCTAAACCTACAATTATTGCGGGTGACTTAAATGTAGGTACTTTTAAGAGGGGTAATTTTTATTATTCATTTTTAGGCTTTTTACGTCTGGCTTTTAACAATCCAGAAAAACTAGCCTATGAGCTAAGGCATCCAGAAAAAAATATGAGCTACTTTTTGATTATGCTAAAAAACATGAATTTGAGTATGAGTCTTATAATGATGATTTAGTAACTTGTGCAACTTCAATTACTGGAGTAGATGAAGCTAAAGAAATGCCAAAGTTTTTACAAAGACGAATAGACAGACGTTTAGCTCCTTATAAAAACCGTTTAGAATTTCGATTAGATTACATTTTTGCTCGTGGTATAAAAGCCTTAAAAACAAATGAAATAACTAGCAAACAAGTAACTAGCATCAATCCTACAACAATCCCAAATTTATTAACAAATGGTGAGCAAATTTCTGATCACGCGCCTATTATTTGTGATTTTAGAATTTAGACCCCCTTTTAATTGACGACTTTAGCAGTTTACAAATATTATTGTTTTGAGACTTCAACAGGGAGACAAAAATAACTATGAAAGATAATTTGGACAAGCCTGCTAAACATCGTCGTACCGTCCAAATAGATGGTGTTTCAATCCATTTAGCCCACCCAGATGAGTTACCTTTAAGATGGATTGGGCAACAAGAATTGATTTTACAACTTCATGCTTGTTGGAAGCTTATTGATGAACGAGATGTTCCGCTTTCGCCAAGACTTATTGGTAAACCTGGCGTTGGAAAGACGACTTTGGCCTATGCTGCGGCTAAAATGCTTGAACAGGA
This region includes:
- a CDS encoding M48 family metallopeptidase, with amino-acid sequence MQIEENFKLKNPLIQNYVNQLGTFVGSYSIVPNKNLKFIITKSEAPNATSIGGGTIIISQGLLQIVETEDELAGVLAHEIAHDTYAHVQRTMTRQLFWLAKVRKVNSKEEVEEAIDKLLVAYEKSKFATTVEKLKNFVLGTHPLTSYRSFALDWEAGFIKLPPKNSSYTSPAFTAMKEELNKITNIDIESDNEINLEMDKELSKKGK
- a CDS encoding endonuclease/exonuclease/phosphatase family protein; protein product: MTTTFHEQETISKNIIPDNYQDLLNNLRLFNTKSELYQSSFYQQNSNILDKILNHIWEQPCTSTKPRLKDFLRLVHWNIERGKHLEAIIKLFNTDPILQFADVISLNEVDLGMNRTQNHNIAFELGQRLGMHAVYIPEYLELTKGIGEELTLAGENKEALHGNAVLSRYPILAIHSVRLPSCFDTYQFSEKRFGERVALIVEIEVNKQIIYLVNTHLEVRNTPKCRAKQFQSILQALEKLPPKPTIIAGDLNVGTFKRGNFYYSFLGFLRLAFNNPEKLAYELRHPEKNMSYFLIMLKNMNLSMSLIMMI
- a CDS encoding VWA domain-containing protein; this translates as MCYKILLVIICFFALLTQSLAQNPQKTETVETFEEESIKIDAQLVTVPVIVSDPVGRYITGLEVEDFSIYEDGVEQKIEFFSVEAAPFRVMLLIDTSYSVVNSIGKIKSAALEFVDNLRDEDEVAAIGFSSYIFPLTDGFTRNKNDLSIKLSRLEGLSETALYDAVYTAAHDVLKKITGRKAVILLTDGFDNRSRFSAEKAIKEMVESGALVYVVRYPSGNPESQKLDFINELVEATAGFRYDTTKIADLSPSLQKIAAELRHVYTVGYYPSNPLETGGQRRIQLKVKEKQDIILRYKKAYDSNEYALAKSNPPYIYNYDKKILYKKRPSFSLENKKDISSGLGVLSATIDAKPYHNKRIRLSSYVRTENVAVWGAMWMRIDDKAGKPLTSCLKDKPKDTLMENLLTTGTAEWTKQEIVLDVGEDSQTISYGIFLDGMGKIWISSAIIEVVDKTIPTTETNNWQKYRIGQIFTKAEFQAEKR
- a CDS encoding M36 family metallopeptidase, whose protein sequence is MHKRQLMLLLFLLMIVLPLLLPNNSLQAKINQINELPNLKTSQIIPNFDIRENTYLSKGVFESEFNQLSDQRLKKVAALKRKYANLQLNWPKFKQTPKTLFSYSQALTFPSQDKAEKIINKFLRENQDLYQLTLDKLDQNELKPLNSYQTKHNNTSNFVFQQYYQDLPIFGAYLQTVLNKNKQIVWLNSELVPNIDKQTNLSLKISAQEAINFAAESIGTNISLMFGDNSEPELVLFPMAITKQKSKYDQELRPAWQVRLTDRETGNSYLILVDARKAAVLLRANLTWNLDEQVPSYRVFTSNTPQPNLPFVSTNPSFVDRQLITTNGDKVASPMGWLDGSFTTRGNNVDAQTDPQGTDSGNGFRPRAENLIFDFPLMLNTVGQEPELFSSASVTNLFYWVNFTHDYLYKLGFDEASGNFQLDNFGRGGMGGDRIIAEAQDGSGFNNATFGTSEDGFSGRMQIFLWKTTTPKLDAAYDAEVIIHEYVHGLTTRLVGGPQNVVSLFGTQGAGMGEGWSDWYAMSILSKPIDNPRASYPFASYVVQKFTQGIRRLPYSTDKNINPITYADIDPTQSQFNTNVTAVHSVGEVWCQALWEVRANFIDTYGFEVGKNMIEQLVTDALKLTPINPSMIDGRDAILLADQINNDGANQCLIWQGFAARGIGFSSSSLGGTSQVKQSFDIPPYCEKTGVISLDRPTYLDNEEIQIRLGDRDLIEQNQVNVVINSQKTGDQEQITLTKDDSIAGQFLGSIKVSFAASNIANDGILQSSVGDTIQVIYQDASNQQGQSTQAIAITKTVKLKTLLSDSLENGTSNFVPDDKWKLTTTFSHSPMRSWTDSPKGNYKDRANSILKVKKVNLIGLLGARLVFWQRYQMERGFDFGFVEVKPGKQPWQTVAAFTGEQLDFQKTTIDLSQFDGQKLAVRFRLVTDVGTVADGWYLDDIEILSGSTE